In the genome of Polaribacter atrinae, one region contains:
- a CDS encoding GEVED domain-containing protein, with protein MPNLKKHILFSIVLLSAIINNSNAQSSYCIPTKTDNNKEFFISKVSFGDLFQDSNNTAKVYEYYNTLSTSTDVYLGQNYAASVRYNVQNNNQSTLKIWIDFNSDGDFSDKGEVVYVNTVSEPYSSDGIIKNFQINIPSTAKTGKTRMRIAINRNNLSDACNAENQVGETEDYDIYIKDVAEAPIAKSINNIDLNLDVLGNATITTEDINNGSYDAFDSSNGLDLIFSLDKYIFDCNDISTPSTVTLTVTDSDGLKATSTTTVNVKPYTGNFVTPTLEDITEYCSYTAITPVMNLNCNQEITATTTDPISFKTPGTYKIDWIFNNGTTTKISTQNITIKNPATPTISITNISETTAIVRWESEDEGPFIIQHRLKGTTDWNETTSSLKYKKITGLDDGLEYDVQVKTATTCSNDFTGIITFTTVEVQYCNDDVDVNKDSRYYISNVKIGNINNSSDKNADVYKYYKNVSTNIVAGETFSGEITYTRDPNNDTFVTVWIDYNNNGDFSDSEDKVFSTSNPGSGNSNSVFNIALTDILVPETATLGKTRLRVSIKHTSAPTSACNFGSQRGEIEDYDIYIGPTDNTAFESAMITQVLHYDTTDRWIEVTNTNTTETIPANKIALALFKNVSGDLTDVKPSSTFYINAEIAPGASVLIKKPSSKITAINGLAIEQAAITDFSDSKDIIITTKKIDATAWENRYDVVTSIKDNTSLVRIDEVLKPNKNYDSEEWVTFIDDDIATYQSGSGADIISISRHPQAPLISEVFNSSKEANTLLGLHRIGKTTTNSTETLPLWDNGYPDRSRYVQIDENYNHINNKLSARKLEVDLSKELTITDNLLVVNNNIKLDGNIRLLGNSQLVQTHTNSTKITGNGKLFVNQESEVPSKYRYNYMSSPVTTIGENTYTLETVFKDGTNANEPKEIDFVSGYDGSYNEGLLKLADYWIYTYAAGSNGRSNWEHKYKNGTINKGDGYIFKGPGQIQNYTFVGTPNDGSFTTVNEINSGESYLIGNPFPSAMNARKFIQDNINTTTGTLYFWQHVGEESTNGTAGHNFGGYIGGYASQNKDMATNAYVANSNDPVEILLEAEEAEHNGLIINSGTISAVSLNEYDYLKINNISNGIDTLIITYASTNDKVLKLKVNDIEKGDITFTNTNNNYVDKVLTLCVAAGSDITLTSTNDQSSVKIDKITLINKNGEIDCVPSTGGTSYADKYKAPEPYIAIGQGFFVEGSNTKGKIIFNNSQRAYITKESEESVFFKSDKKKTTEKTDNSSLPILKLGMNYSNEVGNNYHRQIGISFNQENSFDYDKGSDSEMYDMNSTDFYWKFPNDQRNYVIAGVQEISNELEIPLEIVVSKNSVITIRIDEKSNINQNVFIKDKLTGKTQKINNASAAFQLQKGTYIDRFVLTFTNETGTVLDVENDILAKNTNIYTDNKNNQIVISKNSDIEINNVALFNILGKKISLWNIKEQKNDYQLDIYKQLPTGIYVVKMDTNKGNINKKVIIE; from the coding sequence ATGCCTAATCTAAAAAAACATATCCTTTTTAGTATTGTACTACTAAGCGCTATAATCAATAATAGCAACGCTCAATCTTCATATTGTATACCTACTAAAACAGATAACAATAAAGAGTTCTTTATAAGTAAGGTCAGTTTTGGGGACCTATTTCAAGACTCTAATAATACTGCCAAAGTATATGAATATTACAATACTTTGTCTACATCTACAGATGTGTATCTAGGGCAAAATTATGCTGCTTCTGTTAGGTATAATGTACAAAACAACAATCAAAGTACACTAAAGATATGGATTGATTTCAATAGCGATGGTGATTTCTCAGACAAAGGAGAAGTCGTTTATGTTAACACCGTTTCCGAACCTTACAGTTCAGACGGTATCATAAAAAATTTTCAAATAAACATACCTTCAACTGCTAAAACAGGTAAAACTAGAATGCGTATTGCTATCAATAGAAATAATTTAAGTGATGCCTGTAATGCAGAAAACCAAGTTGGAGAAACAGAAGATTACGATATTTATATAAAAGATGTTGCAGAAGCTCCAATTGCAAAAAGCATTAACAATATAGATCTTAATTTAGATGTTCTTGGAAATGCAACTATAACTACAGAAGACATTAACAATGGTTCCTATGATGCTTTTGACAGTTCAAATGGATTAGATTTAATATTCTCATTAGATAAGTATATTTTTGATTGTAACGATATTTCAACACCATCTACAGTTACTTTAACTGTAACAGATTCAGATGGATTAAAAGCTACGTCTACAACTACTGTAAACGTAAAACCTTATACTGGAAACTTTGTTACTCCTACTCTAGAAGATATAACAGAATATTGTTCTTATACAGCAATTACACCTGTAATGAACCTTAATTGTAATCAAGAAATTACAGCTACAACTACAGATCCTATCTCTTTTAAAACACCAGGTACTTATAAAATAGATTGGATATTTAATAATGGAACAACTACTAAAATTAGTACACAAAATATTACAATAAAAAATCCAGCAACACCTACCATTTCAATAACAAATATTAGTGAAACCACAGCTATAGTTCGCTGGGAATCTGAAGATGAAGGCCCTTTTATAATACAACATCGCCTAAAAGGAACTACTGATTGGAACGAAACTACTTCTAGCTTAAAATATAAAAAGATTACTGGTTTAGATGATGGTTTAGAATATGACGTACAAGTTAAAACAGCTACTACTTGTAGTAATGATTTTACAGGTATTATCACTTTTACAACAGTAGAAGTACAATATTGTAATGACGACGTAGATGTGAATAAGGACTCCAGATACTACATTTCTAATGTTAAGATTGGTAACATTAATAATTCTAGTGATAAAAATGCTGATGTATACAAATATTATAAAAATGTCTCAACAAATATTGTTGCAGGAGAAACTTTTTCTGGAGAAATAACGTATACTAGAGACCCTAATAATGATACATTTGTTACAGTTTGGATAGACTATAATAATAATGGTGATTTTTCTGACTCTGAGGATAAAGTTTTTAGCACATCCAATCCTGGTTCAGGAAATTCTAATAGTGTTTTTAATATAGCACTTACAGATATTTTAGTACCAGAAACTGCTACCCTTGGTAAAACAAGATTACGTGTAAGTATTAAACACACTTCAGCTCCAACTTCTGCATGTAATTTTGGTAGTCAAAGAGGAGAAATTGAAGATTACGACATTTACATTGGTCCTACTGATAACACCGCTTTTGAATCTGCTATGATTACGCAAGTGCTTCATTATGATACAACAGACAGATGGATAGAAGTTACAAATACAAACACCACAGAAACAATACCTGCAAACAAAATTGCTTTGGCATTATTTAAAAATGTGTCAGGAGACCTAACAGATGTTAAACCTTCTTCAACTTTTTACATAAATGCAGAAATAGCTCCAGGAGCATCAGTATTGATAAAAAAACCAAGTTCTAAAATTACTGCTATAAATGGCTTAGCAATAGAACAAGCTGCAATTACAGATTTTAGTGATAGTAAAGATATTATAATAACTACAAAAAAAATTGATGCAACAGCCTGGGAAAATAGGTATGATGTTGTCACTTCAATTAAAGACAACACCTCTTTAGTAAGAATAGACGAAGTATTAAAGCCAAACAAAAATTACGATTCCGAAGAATGGGTAACTTTTATAGATGATGATATCGCCACCTATCAATCTGGATCTGGTGCAGATATTATCAGTATAAGCAGACATCCACAAGCTCCATTAATTTCAGAGGTATTTAATTCTTCTAAAGAAGCAAATACCTTACTAGGCTTACATAGAATTGGTAAAACAACTACAAACTCTACTGAAACCCTACCTCTTTGGGATAATGGATATCCGGATAGATCTCGTTATGTACAAATAGATGAAAATTATAATCACATAAATAATAAACTAAGCGCTAGAAAACTAGAAGTAGATCTTAGTAAAGAATTAACAATAACAGATAATTTACTCGTTGTGAATAACAACATAAAATTAGACGGAAACATTCGTTTACTAGGTAACTCACAACTAGTACAAACTCATACCAATTCGACTAAAATTACTGGTAACGGAAAACTATTTGTAAATCAAGAATCTGAAGTCCCTAGTAAATATCGTTATAATTATATGAGTTCTCCTGTTACTACCATAGGTGAAAATACTTATACACTAGAAACAGTTTTTAAAGATGGTACCAATGCCAATGAGCCTAAAGAAATTGATTTTGTTTCTGGTTATGATGGTTCTTATAACGAAGGGCTTCTTAAACTAGCAGATTATTGGATTTATACATACGCTGCTGGAAGCAACGGAAGATCTAACTGGGAACATAAATATAAAAACGGAACCATAAATAAAGGTGATGGATATATATTTAAGGGGCCCGGACAAATACAAAACTACACATTTGTAGGTACACCTAATGATGGTAGTTTTACTACCGTAAATGAAATTAATAGCGGAGAATCTTATTTAATTGGAAACCCTTTTCCGTCCGCCATGAATGCTAGAAAATTTATTCAAGACAATATAAATACTACCACAGGTACGTTATATTTTTGGCAACACGTTGGTGAAGAGTCTACCAATGGAACAGCTGGTCATAACTTTGGAGGGTATATAGGTGGATATGCGTCTCAAAATAAAGATATGGCTACAAATGCATATGTTGCTAATTCAAATGATCCTGTAGAGATATTACTAGAAGCAGAAGAAGCAGAACATAATGGACTTATAATTAATTCGGGGACTATTAGTGCAGTTTCACTAAATGAATATGACTACCTAAAAATTAATAATATTTCTAACGGAATAGATACTTTAATAATAACCTATGCTAGTACTAACGACAAAGTTTTAAAACTAAAAGTAAATGACATCGAGAAAGGTGATATTACTTTTACGAATACAAATAATAATTATGTTGATAAAGTATTAACTTTATGTGTAGCAGCAGGTAGTGATATTACACTAACCTCTACAAATGATCAATCTAGTGTTAAAATAGACAAAATAACACTTATAAATAAGAATGGTGAAATTGATTGTGTTCCTAGTACAGGAGGAACTAGCTATGCAGACAAGTACAAAGCTCCAGAGCCTTATATTGCAATAGGACAAGGTTTTTTTGTAGAAGGTAGTAACACGAAAGGTAAAATTATTTTTAACAATAGTCAAAGAGCATATATTACAAAAGAATCTGAAGAATCTGTATTTTTTAAAAGTGATAAAAAGAAAACAACAGAAAAAACTGATAACTCTAGCCTGCCTATCTTAAAACTAGGCATGAACTACTCTAATGAGGTAGGAAACAATTATCATCGTCAAATAGGAATCTCTTTTAATCAAGAAAACTCTTTTGACTATGACAAAGGCTCCGATTCTGAAATGTACGATATGAATTCTACAGACTTCTATTGGAAGTTTCCGAATGATCAACGTAATTATGTAATTGCTGGTGTACAAGAAATATCTAATGAATTAGAAATACCTTTAGAAATTGTTGTTAGTAAAAATAGTGTAATCACTATTCGTATCGATGAAAAGAGTAACATCAATCAAAATGTATTCATTAAAGACAAACTTACGGGTAAAACACAAAAAATAAATAATGCTAGCGCTGCATTTCAACTACAAAAAGGCACTTACATTGATAGGTTTGTTTTGACCTTTACGAACGAAACAGGCACTGTATTAGATGTTGAAAACGATATACTAGCAAAAAACACAAACATCTACACAGACAATAAAAACAACCAGATTGTAATTTCTAAAAACAGTGACATAGAAATTAATAACGTAGCGTTATTTAATATTTTAGGTAAAAAAATAAGCCTTTGGAATATTAAAGAACAAAAAAATGATTACCAACTAGACATCTACAAACAATTACCAACAGGTATCTATGTTGTAAAAATGGACACTAATAAAGGTAACATAAATAAAAAAGTAATTATAGAATAA
- a CDS encoding T9SS type A sorting domain-containing protein has translation MTNKTSFVRIDETTNTNKDYDAAEWGVFIDDAIATYDVVNSAISTAIIQRRHPQELLISEILSSNTDANTLLGLHRIKETTRNLDGTWDNGFPDRSRYVIIDEDYNHTTDILSARKLKIDTSKELLVTNNLLVVTNNIELNGNIRLSGTSQLVQTHTSLSTVSGSGLLFVDQKSEVPSIYRYNYMSSPVTTLGESTYTLETVLRNGTITNTPKEITFVSGYDGAVNGTDISLADYWVYTYAAGSNGRSNWEHKYKDGAINKGDGYIFKGPGQEQNYTFVGTPNDGEFNTINEINAGQSYLIGNPFPSAMNARKFIEDNEDSITGTLYFWQHVGEDEDEGTAGHNFAGYIGGYATQNKTMATAANATSQNEPVNYTLEAEDALEGDGFEISIPMIGFSVISLNNEDHITFPNISRGVDSLRITYASFYDKTLKIKINNTDRREITFPNTGLLYKEIKIALCIEAGSNVTLTSSSDGHSIFVDKVVFKDEDGQISCAPNTGGEEYTDKYKTPEPYIAVGQGFFIEGNTTNGKVVFNNSQREYITKESGESVFFKSEKKTTEKTSNSGLPILKLGMNYSNNEGNNLHRQIGISFDKANSFDYEKGYDSEMNNMSATDFYWKFPNNNSTYVIAGVQQISNDLEVSLEIVVNQNSIITINVDEIKNINQDIYIKDKLTGKTQKINDVSATYQLKKGTYTDRFVLAFTTAQDAVLSIEDELLSTYTNVYADNKNNQIVISKNNDVEINNIALFNILGKKVILWNIKEQKSDYQLDIYKQLPTGVYIVKVNTDKGNINKKVLFE, from the coding sequence ATGACCAACAAAACATCATTTGTAAGAATAGATGAAACGACTAATACTAATAAAGATTATGACGCTGCTGAGTGGGGTGTATTTATAGATGATGCAATAGCTACTTATGATGTAGTAAATAGTGCAATATCTACAGCTATTATCCAAAGAAGACATCCGCAAGAATTATTAATATCAGAAATACTAAGCTCTAATACCGATGCAAACACATTACTTGGTTTACACAGAATTAAAGAAACTACTAGAAATTTAGATGGAACTTGGGATAATGGTTTTCCAGACAGATCTCGTTATGTTATAATAGATGAAGATTACAACCATACAACAGATATATTAAGTGCTAGAAAACTAAAAATAGACACTTCTAAAGAATTATTAGTCACAAATAATTTATTAGTAGTTACTAATAATATCGAATTAAACGGAAACATACGTTTATCTGGTACTTCTCAATTAGTACAAACACATACAAGTTTAAGTACAGTATCGGGTTCTGGTTTACTTTTTGTTGATCAAAAATCTGAAGTACCAAGTATATATCGTTACAACTATATGAGTTCTCCAGTAACTACTTTAGGGGAAAGTACCTATACTTTAGAAACTGTTCTTAGAAACGGAACAATAACTAATACTCCAAAAGAAATTACTTTTGTTTCTGGATATGATGGTGCAGTGAATGGTACTGATATTTCTTTAGCAGATTATTGGGTATATACATATGCTGCAGGCAGTAACGGTAGATCTAATTGGGAGCACAAATATAAAGACGGAGCTATAAATAAAGGAGATGGTTACATATTTAAAGGACCAGGACAAGAACAAAACTACACATTTGTAGGGACACCAAATGATGGTGAGTTTAATACTATTAATGAAATAAACGCAGGACAATCTTACTTAATTGGTAATCCTTTTCCTTCTGCAATGAATGCTAGAAAATTTATAGAAGATAACGAAGATTCAATAACAGGAACGCTATACTTTTGGCAACATGTAGGAGAAGATGAGGATGAAGGTACTGCAGGGCATAATTTTGCAGGTTACATTGGTGGTTATGCTACTCAAAACAAAACAATGGCTACTGCAGCAAATGCTACTAGCCAAAATGAACCTGTAAATTATACCTTAGAAGCAGAAGATGCCCTTGAAGGAGATGGATTTGAAATATCAATACCAATGATTGGTTTCTCTGTAATTTCTTTAAATAATGAAGACCATATTACGTTTCCTAATATTTCTAGAGGTGTAGACTCATTAAGAATAACTTATGCATCTTTTTATGATAAAACATTAAAAATTAAAATTAACAATACAGACAGAAGAGAAATTACATTTCCTAACACTGGCTTATTATATAAAGAAATTAAAATTGCTTTATGTATAGAAGCTGGTAGTAATGTTACATTGACTTCTAGTAGTGATGGCCATAGTATTTTTGTTGACAAAGTAGTTTTTAAAGATGAAGACGGACAAATCTCTTGCGCTCCGAATACAGGTGGTGAAGAATACACTGACAAATACAAAACTCCAGAACCATATATTGCTGTTGGACAAGGTTTTTTCATTGAAGGGAATACAACAAATGGAAAAGTTGTTTTTAACAATAGTCAAAGAGAATACATTACAAAAGAATCTGGTGAATCTGTTTTCTTTAAAAGTGAAAAGAAAACAACGGAAAAAACATCAAATTCTGGCTTACCAATCTTAAAATTAGGTATGAATTATTCTAATAACGAAGGAAATAATTTACATCGTCAAATAGGTATTTCTTTTGATAAAGCAAACTCTTTTGATTATGAAAAAGGATATGATTCTGAAATGAATAACATGAGTGCTACAGACTTCTATTGGAAATTCCCTAACAACAACAGTACCTATGTTATTGCTGGTGTACAACAAATCTCTAATGATTTAGAAGTTTCTTTAGAGATTGTTGTCAACCAAAATAGTATAATTACTATAAATGTTGATGAAATAAAAAACATCAATCAAGACATATATATAAAAGATAAATTAACAGGTAAAACACAAAAAATAAATGATGTTAGTGCTACATACCAATTAAAAAAAGGTACTTATACAGATAGATTTGTTTTAGCATTTACCACTGCACAAGACGCGGTTCTTAGTATTGAAGACGAATTATTGTCTACCTATACAAATGTATATGCCGACAATAAAAATAACCAAATTGTAATTTCTAAAAACAATGATGTAGAAATTAATAACATAGCGTTATTTAATATTCTTGGTAAAAAAGTAATTCTTTGGAATATTAAAGAACAAAAAAGTGATTACCAACTAGACATCTATAAACAATTACCAACAGGCGTCTACATTGTAAAAGTGAATACAGATAAAGGTAACATAAATAAAAAAGTACTTTTTGAGTAG
- a CDS encoding T9SS type A sorting domain-containing protein: MNKDKNLLELIFQVSDFFKTQYFTNKKEILFLTLTLSLLFIPQTYANTTPIKTASLLCEESVPILSTIESPLKNYRTNKLKTTNTAELLPIIKLGFEYKNTDDLLLHSQIAVSFQESNSFDYEKGYDSESFETNDTHIYWKFSDDHRKYVITGVQEISDDLEVPLEITMGYSGEVNLMLDQIQNVSRDIYIKDKLTGNTYNLENGKINITLDKGVCTERFVLAFKESEALSVDRNTLMKETIIYADNKNQNVIISKNPEVTIYKVALYNILGKKTNFWEIKELKNSYQLAINNQIPTGIYIVRLNTDKGIINKKVLF, translated from the coding sequence ATGAATAAAGATAAAAACCTATTAGAATTAATTTTTCAAGTATCTGATTTTTTTAAAACTCAATACTTCACAAACAAAAAAGAAATCTTGTTTTTAACCTTAACCCTATCATTGTTGTTCATTCCACAAACTTATGCGAACACAACACCTATAAAAACAGCATCTTTACTGTGTGAAGAAAGCGTTCCTATTTTAAGTACAATAGAAAGTCCTTTAAAAAATTACAGGACTAATAAATTAAAAACAACAAACACTGCAGAATTATTACCAATTATTAAGTTAGGATTTGAGTATAAAAATACAGATGACTTATTATTACATAGTCAAATAGCAGTTTCTTTTCAAGAATCAAATTCATTTGATTATGAGAAAGGATATGACTCTGAATCTTTTGAAACAAATGACACGCATATCTATTGGAAATTTTCTGATGATCATAGAAAATATGTAATTACTGGTGTACAAGAAATATCTGACGATTTAGAAGTTCCTTTAGAAATAACGATGGGCTATTCTGGAGAAGTAAATTTAATGCTAGATCAAATTCAAAATGTTTCTAGAGACATTTATATAAAAGATAAACTTACAGGAAACACCTATAACTTAGAAAACGGAAAAATCAATATAACCTTAGATAAAGGGGTCTGCACAGAACGTTTTGTTTTAGCTTTTAAAGAATCTGAAGCACTAAGTGTAGATAGAAATACACTAATGAAAGAAACAATTATATATGCTGATAATAAAAATCAAAACGTAATTATTTCTAAAAACCCAGAAGTAACAATATATAAAGTAGCCTTATATAATATTCTTGGTAAAAAAACCAATTTTTGGGAAATTAAAGAACTAAAAAACTCTTACCAATTAGCAATTAATAATCAAATACCAACGGGTATTTACATTGTAAGGTTAAATACAGATAAAGGCATCATAAATAAGAAAGTGCTATTTTGA
- a CDS encoding RsmB/NOP family class I SAM-dependent RNA methyltransferase, whose amino-acid sequence MRLHRNLTFAVIDSIRDIFNEGVYADKAVEKALKRDKRWGARDRKFVAETIYDIVRWNRLYSEIAEVKTPYDRDNIWRLFSVWCILRGIALPDWNQIGDVPERRIKGRFAELSKTRKYRESIPDWMDEMCSKELGEEVWTKEIAALNVQASVILRTNTLNITRGALQKKLRAENVLTEFVPNHPDALILPERANVFKTEAFHAGYFEVQDASSQLVAAYLDVKPGMKVIDTCAGAGGKTLHLSALMENKGQIIAMDIYESKLRKLKVRAKRNKAHNIDMRVIDSTKPIKKLQGKADRVLIDAPCSGLGVIRRNPDSKWKLQPEFIENIKKIQQDVLQQYSTMVKPGGKMVYATCSVLPSENQEQVNHFLTSDAGKDFTFVSDKKVLAHISGFDGFYMALLERK is encoded by the coding sequence ATGAGATTACACAGAAACTTAACTTTTGCAGTTATTGACAGCATAAGAGATATATTTAATGAAGGTGTTTATGCTGATAAAGCAGTAGAAAAAGCTTTAAAGCGAGATAAACGTTGGGGAGCAAGAGACCGTAAATTTGTAGCAGAAACCATATACGACATTGTTCGTTGGAATCGTTTATATAGCGAAATTGCAGAAGTAAAAACGCCTTATGATAGAGACAATATCTGGAGATTATTCTCTGTATGGTGTATTCTAAGAGGAATTGCATTACCAGATTGGAATCAAATTGGTGATGTACCAGAAAGAAGAATAAAAGGGCGTTTTGCTGAATTATCTAAAACAAGAAAGTATAGGGAATCTATACCTGATTGGATGGATGAAATGTGTTCTAAAGAATTAGGTGAAGAAGTTTGGACTAAAGAAATTGCAGCTTTAAATGTACAAGCAAGTGTAATTTTAAGAACAAACACGCTAAACATTACTAGAGGCGCACTTCAAAAGAAATTAAGAGCAGAAAATGTACTTACAGAATTTGTACCAAACCATCCTGATGCTTTAATTTTACCTGAAAGAGCAAATGTATTTAAAACAGAAGCTTTTCATGCTGGTTATTTTGAAGTTCAAGATGCATCATCACAACTTGTTGCTGCTTATTTAGACGTTAAACCAGGTATGAAAGTAATTGATACTTGTGCAGGTGCAGGAGGTAAAACATTGCATTTATCTGCTTTAATGGAAAATAAAGGTCAAATTATTGCCATGGATATTTACGAAAGTAAATTGCGTAAATTAAAAGTTAGAGCAAAAAGAAATAAAGCACACAACATAGATATGCGTGTTATAGATTCTACAAAACCTATTAAGAAATTACAAGGTAAAGCAGACAGAGTTTTAATTGATGCTCCTTGTTCTGGTTTAGGTGTTATCCGTAGAAACCCAGATTCTAAATGGAAATTACAGCCAGAGTTTATAGAAAACATAAAGAAAATACAACAAGATGTTTTACAACAATATTCTACAATGGTAAAACCAGGCGGAAAAATGGTGTATGCTACTTGTTCTGTATTACCATCAGAAAACCAAGAACAAGTTAATCATTTCTTAACATCCGATGCAGGAAAAGACTTTACATTTGTATCCGATAAAAAAGTACTTGCACATATTTCTGGTTTCGACGGATTTTACATGGCACTTTTAGAAAGAAAATAA